One part of the Dyadobacter sp. 676 genome encodes these proteins:
- a CDS encoding acetyltransferase → MLIYGAGGHARVILSILRTIGKQVSGIFDDNWQNIPVLASHPVRKYQPTFDSEEQLIVAIGDNQVRRRVASGVIHSFGQIVHPAAIVDSSVSIGPGVVIIHNAVIQAGCCIGDHVVVNTGAIVDHECILEDFVHVGPAAVLCGGVRVGECTLVGAGSVVVPGVRIGRECLIGAGSVVVHDVPDHTRIAGNPGKIIL, encoded by the coding sequence ATGCTGATTTACGGTGCGGGCGGCCACGCAAGGGTTATTTTGAGCATTTTACGGACTATCGGGAAGCAGGTCAGCGGCATATTTGACGATAACTGGCAAAACATACCGGTGCTGGCGTCGCACCCGGTACGTAAGTACCAGCCTACATTTGATTCAGAAGAACAGCTGATCGTCGCTATTGGCGACAATCAGGTACGTAGGCGGGTAGCGTCGGGCGTAATCCATTCTTTTGGGCAGATAGTCCATCCCGCTGCGATCGTTGACTCGTCGGTTTCCATCGGGCCGGGTGTTGTAATAATCCATAATGCGGTTATTCAGGCCGGTTGTTGCATTGGAGACCATGTTGTAGTCAACACTGGAGCGATTGTCGACCATGAATGTATCCTTGAAGATTTCGTCCACGTGGGTCCCGCGGCAGTGCTTTGCGGCGGTGTGCGTGTGGGCGAATGTACACTCGTCGGAGCGGGAAGCGTTGTGGTTCCCGGCGTGCGTATCGGGCGGGAATGCCTGATCGGCGCAGGCAGCGTAGTGGTCCACGATGTGCCAGACCATACACGGATAGCGGGAAATCCGGGGAAAATCATTTTATAA
- a CDS encoding aminotransferase class I/II-fold pyridoxal phosphate-dependent enzyme, whose product MSYKIYLSPPHMSGREMRYIQEAFDSNWIAPVGPNIDAFEEELCRYTGSKHALAVSSGTAALHLALLALGVGRGDIVLCQSLTFVATANPVRYVGATPVFIDSEPVTWNMCPNVLEEAIRHYEHKGIRPKAIVVVHLYGMPAMLDEIMYLSGKYAIPLIEDAAEALGSEYRGRKVGTFGDIGILSFNGNKIITTSGGGAMLSNDVRHIVRAKFLATQAREATPHYEHHEVGYNYRMSNVCAGIGRGQLEVIEERVTQRRTNFQFYQHALNDVPGNSFQKGIAGALSNRWLTSSVRGRRQNNPFSDSKCTFSGRYRITPDLETNALPGSIQNAAPVWTQRFGEII is encoded by the coding sequence ATGTCTTACAAAATCTATTTGTCGCCCCCGCATATGAGCGGGCGCGAGATGCGGTACATTCAAGAGGCATTTGATAGCAACTGGATTGCGCCGGTGGGGCCGAATATCGATGCTTTTGAGGAAGAGCTATGTCGTTACACCGGCAGCAAACATGCATTGGCGGTATCGTCCGGCACTGCGGCGCTGCATCTGGCATTGCTGGCATTGGGCGTCGGAAGGGGCGATATTGTCCTTTGCCAATCGCTCACCTTCGTGGCGACCGCGAATCCGGTCAGGTATGTAGGCGCGACGCCGGTTTTTATCGACAGCGAACCGGTAACCTGGAATATGTGCCCTAACGTGTTGGAGGAGGCTATTCGCCATTACGAGCACAAAGGAATAAGGCCCAAAGCGATAGTCGTGGTACATTTGTACGGAATGCCGGCGATGCTTGATGAAATCATGTATTTAAGCGGGAAATATGCTATTCCATTGATTGAGGATGCGGCAGAAGCATTAGGTTCGGAATATCGCGGCAGGAAGGTGGGAACTTTCGGGGATATCGGCATTCTTTCCTTTAACGGAAACAAAATTATTACCACATCGGGCGGTGGCGCGATGCTTTCAAATGACGTGCGGCACATTGTAAGAGCGAAATTTCTCGCCACACAGGCGCGCGAGGCTACCCCTCACTATGAGCATCACGAAGTTGGATACAATTACCGGATGAGCAATGTGTGCGCGGGAATAGGGCGAGGGCAACTGGAGGTGATTGAGGAGAGGGTAACGCAGCGAAGGACTAATTTTCAGTTTTATCAACATGCTTTAAATGATGTCCCGGGCAACAGCTTTCAAAAGGGCATTGCTGGCGCACTTTCGAACCGCTGGCTGACAAGCTCTGTTCGCGGGAGGCGGCAAAATAACCCCTTTTCAGATTCAAAATGCACTTTCAGCGGAAGGTATCGAATCACGCCCGATCTGGAAACCAATGCATTGCCAGGAAGCATACAAAACGCTGCCCCGGTTTGGACGCAGCGTTTCGGAGAAATTATTTGA
- a CDS encoding RNA polymerase sigma factor, translating to MEKVQVSDSELVTLYIRGNEKAFEKLVQRHKSRIYTTIYLIVKDQYVAEDLLQDTFIKAVDTIKSGRYNDEGKFLPWIIRIAHNLAIDYFRRDKRYPNVVFEDGSSVFNTLDFSEDSVESIQIRQETHEQLREMIQRLPDVQKQVLIMRHYEDMSFQEIADATGVSINTALGRMRYALINLRKQFNQRAPQYDKNLYLR from the coding sequence ATGGAGAAAGTCCAAGTTAGCGACAGTGAGTTGGTAACATTGTATATCCGGGGCAATGAGAAGGCTTTCGAAAAGCTTGTTCAGCGCCACAAGTCGAGAATATACACCACTATTTATCTGATTGTCAAGGATCAATATGTAGCCGAAGATTTGTTGCAGGATACATTCATCAAAGCCGTTGACACGATTAAGAGTGGTAGATACAACGACGAAGGTAAGTTCCTGCCATGGATTATACGAATCGCACACAACCTCGCCATTGATTATTTCAGACGCGATAAGCGCTACCCCAATGTAGTGTTCGAAGATGGGAGCAGTGTTTTCAACACGCTGGATTTTTCGGAAGATTCCGTTGAGTCGATCCAGATTCGTCAGGAAACACATGAGCAGCTGCGGGAGATGATCCAGCGGTTGCCCGACGTGCAGAAGCAAGTGCTGATCATGCGCCATTACGAGGACATGAGTTTTCAGGAAATTGCGGATGCCACCGGTGTGAGTATCAATACGGCATTGGGAAGGATGCGTTACGCGTTGATAAACCTGCGTAAGCAATTTAACCAACGTGCCCCACAGTATGACAAAAACCTTTACTTACGATGA
- a CDS encoding N-acetylmuramoyl-L-alanine amidase, with protein sequence MLKLLKLVIVASFLLASVAFVFQQEPVTVKSGSKVNTVVIDAGHGGKDPGTRGKYTKEKDVALAVALELGKKIKEETPDVKVLYTRSTDVFIELGERSAFANRNNADLFISIHCNATPRSRSVRGTETFVMGLHKTEGNLEVAKRENSVILQETNYKQKYKGFDPDSPLAHIMLANYQSAFISSSLRFADLIEKKFQSISERESRGVKQAGFLVLWRCAMPSVLIETGFLSSPDEEEYLSSEEGQEEIAKCIHSAFMAYKKDMDR encoded by the coding sequence ATGTTAAAACTTCTTAAATTAGTAATTGTAGCAAGTTTCCTGCTGGCTAGCGTCGCCTTTGTTTTTCAGCAAGAACCGGTTACTGTGAAATCGGGAAGCAAGGTCAATACAGTTGTGATAGACGCCGGTCACGGCGGCAAAGACCCCGGCACCAGGGGCAAATACACCAAGGAAAAAGATGTAGCGCTGGCCGTAGCTTTGGAGCTCGGTAAGAAAATCAAGGAAGAAACGCCCGATGTAAAGGTGCTCTATACGCGCTCTACCGACGTCTTCATCGAACTCGGCGAACGTTCCGCATTCGCCAACCGCAACAACGCCGATCTTTTCATTTCTATCCATTGCAATGCCACACCCCGTTCCAGGTCCGTGAGAGGTACTGAAACGTTCGTCATGGGTTTGCACAAAACCGAGGGTAACCTGGAAGTTGCGAAACGCGAAAACTCGGTAATCTTGCAGGAAACCAATTATAAACAGAAATACAAAGGCTTCGATCCCGATTCGCCGCTGGCCCACATTATGCTCGCCAATTACCAGAGTGCATTCATTTCCAGCAGCTTACGTTTCGCCGATCTGATCGAGAAGAAATTCCAGTCGATCTCCGAACGGGAAAGCCGGGGCGTGAAGCAGGCCGGGTTCCTTGTGCTATGGCGCTGCGCAATGCCGAGCGTACTGATCGAAACAGGCTTCCTGTCGTCACCGGACGAAGAGGAATACCTGAGCTCGGAAGAAGGCCAGGAAGAAATAGCCAAATGCATTCACTCGGCATTTATGGCGTATAAAAAAGATATGGACCGGTAG
- a CDS encoding FKBP-type peptidyl-prolyl cis-trans isomerase, with the protein MKRINLLWCTLLALVVGLSGCMNSDNKDEEKIAENETQIQAFIAADSLGSKAVRDSSGMYYIIRKSNPSGVRTQVGDAATVKLTGYLLDGSKVLTVEKDSSISFPALGYTVFPGLERAIFLMRTGEKVTFLIPFYLAFGNVDRVNIPAYSVIRLELEFIKTRTEVQQINEFITKKGFTVSDRTPDNLVIIRANTVTGDTIGAGKAVNVKYVGKFLNDTKFDESTNASFITGSANTVPGFDRAIRKMRKGEKAIVIFPSALGYGKNGSKVIPPYSPLQFEIEILP; encoded by the coding sequence ATGAAGCGTATTAATTTGCTGTGGTGCACGTTGCTCGCATTGGTGGTCGGGCTGTCCGGATGTATGAATTCGGACAATAAGGATGAAGAGAAAATCGCCGAAAACGAGACTCAAATACAAGCGTTTATCGCAGCAGACAGCCTTGGGTCGAAAGCCGTCAGAGATAGCAGCGGTATGTACTATATCATTCGAAAATCCAACCCGTCGGGCGTAAGAACCCAGGTTGGAGACGCGGCTACCGTTAAATTGACCGGATATCTGCTGGATGGCAGTAAAGTGTTGACTGTCGAGAAAGACTCTTCGATCAGTTTTCCCGCTCTCGGTTATACGGTATTTCCAGGCCTCGAACGTGCGATATTTTTAATGAGAACCGGTGAAAAAGTCACATTCCTGATTCCTTTCTACCTGGCTTTCGGTAACGTCGACCGCGTTAACATTCCGGCTTACTCCGTTATCCGCCTTGAACTGGAGTTTATCAAGACACGCACGGAAGTTCAGCAAATAAATGAATTCATCACCAAAAAGGGTTTCACGGTTTCCGACAGAACACCGGATAATTTGGTGATAATCAGGGCCAACACGGTGACCGGCGACACTATCGGTGCTGGTAAAGCGGTGAACGTCAAATATGTAGGCAAATTCCTGAATGACACTAAATTCGACGAAAGTACCAATGCCAGCTTCATTACGGGCAGCGCTAACACCGTGCCTGGCTTCGACCGTGCAATCAGAAAAATGAGAAAGGGAGAAAAAGCTATTGTTATTTTTCCTTCCGCGCTTGGCTATGGTAAAAACGGCAGTAAAGTAATACCGCCTTATTCTCCGCTTCAATTCGAAATAGAGATATTGCCCTAG
- the nth gene encoding endonuclease III, with protein sequence MQRKERYKHFLEYFTQNFPEPETELHYSNPYELLVAVILSAQCTDKRVNMVTPKLFERFPDPESLAASNAEEVFTYIRSISYPNNKAKHLVGMARMLVEQFHSEVPSTVEDLQKMPGVGRKTANVIASVIFSMPAMAVDTHVFRVSRRLGLVPLTAKTPLAVERELVTHIPKHLIHKAHHWLILHGRYVCTARNPQCFQCPLSPFCRYFEKNVKIDVFHS encoded by the coding sequence ATGCAAAGAAAAGAACGCTATAAACATTTTCTGGAATACTTCACCCAGAATTTCCCCGAACCGGAAACCGAACTGCATTATTCCAACCCGTATGAACTGCTGGTCGCCGTAATCCTGTCGGCGCAATGCACCGACAAGCGGGTAAATATGGTTACCCCCAAACTTTTTGAACGCTTTCCGGACCCCGAGTCCCTGGCGGCTTCCAATGCCGAAGAAGTGTTCACCTATATCCGCTCCATTTCTTATCCGAACAATAAAGCGAAACATCTGGTAGGAATGGCCCGCATGCTGGTTGAACAGTTCCATTCGGAAGTTCCTTCCACGGTGGAAGACCTCCAGAAAATGCCGGGCGTGGGCCGGAAAACCGCTAATGTAATCGCATCGGTGATTTTCAGTATGCCGGCTATGGCTGTCGACACGCACGTTTTCAGGGTATCGCGAAGGCTGGGCCTCGTTCCGCTCACCGCTAAAACGCCCCTGGCCGTGGAGCGGGAGCTCGTGACGCACATTCCGAAGCATTTGATCCACAAAGCGCACCACTGGCTGATCCTGCACGGGCGTTATGTATGCACCGCACGTAACCCGCAATGCTTCCAGTGCCCGCTGTCGCCATTTTGCAGATACTTTGAAAAAAATGTAAAAATCGACGTTTTTCATTCCTGA
- a CDS encoding sugar transferase — protein MYSDGRPLTLTGKLVRRSSLDELPQFWNVLRGDMSIVGPRPLLAEYLPLYSVEQRRRHTVKPGITGLAQINGRNALTWGEKFGYDLHYVDNLSFLLDLRIIGATALKVLSMRKKNGCGVETRSFNGNTIC, from the coding sequence ATGTATAGCGACGGGCGGCCGCTCACGTTAACCGGAAAGCTGGTCCGCCGTTCGTCGCTGGACGAGCTGCCGCAGTTCTGGAATGTGCTACGGGGCGATATGAGTATCGTCGGCCCGAGGCCGCTTTTGGCGGAATATCTTCCATTATACAGCGTTGAACAACGCCGGAGGCATACGGTGAAACCTGGTATAACCGGTCTGGCGCAGATCAACGGCCGGAATGCGCTGACCTGGGGCGAAAAGTTCGGATACGATTTGCATTATGTCGATAACCTGTCGTTCCTGCTGGATCTACGGATTATCGGCGCCACGGCGCTAAAAGTGCTTTCGATGCGGAAAAAGAATGGTTGCGGAGTCGAAACAAGATCATTCAACGGAAACACGATATGCTGA
- a CDS encoding putative LPS assembly protein LptD, protein MLELKRKAIIISSVVAAFLLFSTVACVQQRSKGSGKNQGKLKSSTSAKQSADSLLTVQKQTGADTSRAGQAGASVPRGGINADSTLAGKGLPADSTAADTLKNPDDLENTVEYTAEDSTIMDAVLKQVHLYGNAEVNYGTINLKANYIRLNWVTNEVYAVGTYDSTAKKMAGEPIFQDGPETYNTKEIRYNFKSKKALIQGIVTQEGDGNIRGEKVKKDTEGNFYIRHSIYTTCNLTHPHYYINAPKIKMVNKKQVISGPFNLVISDVPLPIALPFGFFPFPKKKENGTSGIIFPTYGEEPNGRGFYLRDGGYYFAINEYVNAILTGQIYSNGSWGLGVQSTYIRRYQYSGNLSLRFNRNKPSDELQKLLKIGGTNDFSIVWSHAPKPRGNSQFSANVNVSSNTYNQQQEFNVNKYTSNVASSSVQYNRTFGQYMRAAASLRVNQNFGQINPRTQRRENGKTNVSSDFSFGVNQIAPFALKGGRGRWYESFRLGLDFSGNYALANALTAVDTSYSRLGFVVTDAKIDTSRLNKTKIVSFNLNNLPDMLKDAQFTGRYSLPISLPNFKVLRFVNITPSMSLSGEVFTKQYRYTKTGRDSIRIDTLNKVGTEYSYNFGAGMNTRFYGTFFFGGKRLEAIRHTVIPSVSFTYTPDFTGDAFGFYERIQVTNRKGEVRDLSLSRFRGVSSGAGNGRASSVISFSLNNSFEMKLKTKSDTAAQQFEKVSLLDNLSIGGEL, encoded by the coding sequence TTGTTAGAACTGAAAAGAAAGGCGATTATTATATCGTCGGTAGTTGCGGCGTTTCTCCTGTTCAGCACTGTGGCATGTGTGCAGCAACGCTCCAAGGGTTCCGGGAAAAATCAGGGTAAGCTTAAAAGTTCGACTTCTGCAAAGCAATCAGCGGACTCCCTTCTTACAGTGCAAAAGCAGACGGGCGCGGACACTTCCCGCGCCGGGCAAGCCGGTGCGTCCGTTCCAAGAGGCGGTATCAATGCAGACAGTACGCTGGCGGGCAAAGGATTACCTGCAGACTCGACGGCGGCCGATACGCTTAAAAACCCCGACGATCTTGAAAATACCGTGGAATACACGGCCGAGGATTCCACGATTATGGACGCTGTTTTGAAGCAGGTGCATTTATATGGGAATGCAGAGGTGAACTACGGGACGATCAATCTCAAAGCCAACTATATCCGTCTGAACTGGGTTACCAACGAGGTTTACGCTGTCGGAACGTATGATTCCACGGCGAAGAAAATGGCGGGGGAACCTATTTTTCAGGACGGGCCGGAAACTTACAATACGAAAGAAATCCGCTATAATTTCAAATCTAAAAAAGCGCTGATCCAGGGCATCGTCACACAGGAAGGCGACGGTAACATCCGGGGCGAAAAAGTGAAAAAGGATACGGAAGGCAATTTCTACATCCGTCATTCGATTTACACAACCTGCAACCTGACGCACCCGCATTATTACATCAATGCGCCGAAGATCAAGATGGTGAACAAAAAGCAGGTGATTTCAGGTCCGTTCAACCTGGTTATCAGCGATGTTCCCTTGCCGATCGCATTGCCTTTCGGTTTTTTCCCGTTTCCCAAAAAGAAGGAAAACGGCACGAGCGGGATCATTTTCCCGACATATGGAGAGGAACCCAATGGCCGCGGGTTTTACCTGCGCGACGGCGGCTATTATTTCGCGATCAACGAGTACGTCAATGCGATCCTGACTGGTCAGATATATTCCAATGGAAGCTGGGGGCTTGGCGTGCAGTCGACGTATATCCGGCGCTACCAGTATTCGGGTAACCTTTCGTTGAGGTTCAACAGAAACAAGCCGAGCGACGAGCTGCAAAAACTTCTCAAAATAGGCGGTACCAACGATTTCAGCATCGTGTGGTCCCATGCCCCCAAACCGCGTGGAAATTCCCAGTTTTCGGCGAATGTGAACGTGAGCAGCAACACCTATAACCAGCAACAGGAATTTAATGTAAACAAATATACATCCAACGTAGCGAGTTCCTCGGTTCAGTACAATCGCACATTCGGGCAATATATGCGTGCGGCCGCGTCCCTGCGCGTGAACCAGAACTTCGGGCAGATCAACCCGAGGACTCAACGACGTGAGAACGGCAAGACCAACGTTTCTTCCGATTTCAGTTTCGGTGTGAACCAGATCGCCCCGTTCGCATTGAAGGGTGGTCGCGGGCGGTGGTATGAAAGCTTCCGGCTCGGTCTGGATTTTAGTGGAAATTACGCATTGGCCAATGCGCTGACGGCCGTAGATACTTCTTACAGCAGGCTGGGTTTTGTGGTGACCGACGCGAAAATTGATACCAGCCGCCTCAATAAGACAAAAATCGTTTCTTTCAACCTGAATAACCTGCCGGACATGCTCAAAGATGCGCAGTTTACCGGCCGGTACAGCCTTCCCATATCCCTTCCCAACTTCAAAGTCCTTCGTTTTGTGAATATTACGCCGAGCATGTCGCTGTCGGGTGAAGTATTTACCAAACAATACCGCTACACCAAAACGGGGCGCGATTCGATCCGGATCGATACTTTGAACAAGGTCGGAACGGAGTATTCCTACAATTTCGGTGCGGGGATGAACACCCGTTTTTACGGGACATTCTTCTTTGGCGGAAAGCGGCTCGAGGCGATCCGGCATACGGTGATCCCCTCCGTTTCATTTACCTATACACCGGACTTTACCGGTGATGCATTCGGTTTTTACGAGCGTATCCAGGTCACCAACCGGAAGGGCGAGGTGCGCGACCTGTCGCTTTCCCGGTTCCGCGGGGTTAGTTCCGGTGCTGGTAACGGCCGGGCTTCGAGCGTGATTTCGTTCAGTTTGAATAACTCGTTTGAAATGAAGCTCAAAACGAAGAGCGACACGGCTGCCCAACAGTTTGAGAAAGTGTCGCTGCTCGACAACCTGAGCATCGGGGGGGAGCTATAA
- a CDS encoding DUF1573 domain-containing protein codes for MKVFFSALVLILGLTTVSFAQKGVLKFKEETHKFGKVPQGTPVTHEFVFTNTGTDPVILSNVTVSCGCTTPVWSKEPVLPGKTGSVKATFNAAAAGPFNKPVTVFSNTEGGSITLYLNGEVVPKAAAKPSSK; via the coding sequence ATGAAAGTATTCTTTTCAGCGCTGGTATTGATCCTCGGGCTGACCACCGTAAGTTTTGCACAGAAAGGTGTTCTGAAATTCAAGGAAGAAACACACAAATTCGGCAAAGTACCACAAGGCACTCCTGTTACGCACGAGTTTGTATTTACCAACACAGGTACTGATCCTGTAATCCTTTCGAACGTAACCGTTTCATGCGGATGTACTACACCTGTATGGTCGAAAGAGCCGGTACTTCCAGGTAAAACCGGTTCGGTAAAGGCTACTTTCAATGCTGCCGCGGCAGGGCCCTTCAACAAGCCTGTAACTGTTTTCAGCAACACCGAAGGTGGCTCGATTACGCTTTACCTGAACGGGGAAGTGGTTCCGAAAGCAGCTGCGAAACCGTCTTCGAAGTAA
- a CDS encoding thiamine pyrophosphate-dependent enzyme has product MLQNDSLTGSSVLSKEDIIDDYRLACESRQVSLLGRKDTMGGRSKFGIFGDGKEVAQIALSKAFQPGDFRSGYYRDQTIEAAVGNLTWQQFFAQMYAHADLEHEPNTGGRSMNGHFSTRWVDENGDWLDQTKLHNSVCDISSTAGQIPRSVGLGYASKLYRENPDLHHMTTFSRQGNEVVFATIGDASTSQGMFWEAMNAAGVLQIPLVVSVWDDGYGISVPVEYQTTKGSISKALAGLQRNEDGEGIEILTVNGWDYPALVETYQKAAKMSREEHVPVLVHVTELTQPQGHSTSGSHERYKSKQRLLWEREHDCNARFRDWILKNGYATDEELEEIEREAKDKALRERNAAWQAYRKELDAEYSDTIRLLQAVAGGSSFAAEVNSAILELQKTYLPVRRDMIAIVRRVLRIIGKEENPQKYALQQFLQGNLKANRERFNTHLYSETKYSPMLVKPVSPVFSDDSPAVDGREVIRSYFDALFEKDPRVVALGEDIGLIGDVNQGFAGLQEKYGEVRITDTGIRETTIIGQGIGMAMRGLRPIVEIQYFDYIYYALATLTDDLASLRYRTAGGQRAPLIIRTRGHRLEGIWHSGSPMGTMLSSLRGLHVIVPRNFTQAAGFYNTLMKGDDPALIVEPLNSYRQKEILPDNVGEYCIPLGQPEILREGNDLTVVTYGSMCRIVMEAASQLQQSGIEVEVIDVQTLLPFDVDNRIVESIKKTNRVVFADEDLPGSASGFMMQQVLEKQQAYRWLDSAPVTIAAKDHRPPYGSDGDYFSKPNMDDIFETVYEIMREAAPDKYPELFNV; this is encoded by the coding sequence ATGCTTCAAAATGATAGTTTGACCGGTTCCAGTGTTTTGAGTAAAGAAGATATTATCGACGATTATCGCCTCGCATGCGAGAGTCGGCAGGTAAGTTTGCTGGGAAGGAAGGATACGATGGGCGGCCGTTCTAAATTCGGGATTTTTGGAGATGGCAAAGAAGTAGCGCAAATTGCACTTTCCAAAGCATTTCAACCGGGCGATTTCCGCTCGGGATATTATCGGGACCAGACCATCGAAGCGGCGGTAGGGAATCTCACCTGGCAGCAATTTTTTGCCCAGATGTATGCTCATGCCGATCTGGAACATGAGCCGAACACAGGCGGGAGATCCATGAACGGCCATTTCTCGACGCGCTGGGTAGATGAAAACGGTGATTGGCTCGATCAGACAAAATTGCACAATTCCGTTTGCGACATTTCGTCCACGGCTGGCCAGATACCCCGTTCCGTCGGCCTCGGATACGCTTCCAAATTATACCGTGAAAACCCCGATTTGCATCATATGACCACTTTTTCCCGCCAGGGAAATGAAGTCGTGTTTGCAACGATCGGCGACGCTTCCACCTCACAAGGAATGTTCTGGGAAGCGATGAATGCGGCGGGGGTCTTGCAGATCCCGCTGGTCGTTTCGGTGTGGGACGATGGCTATGGAATTTCGGTTCCGGTTGAATATCAGACTACGAAAGGAAGCATTTCGAAGGCATTGGCAGGCTTGCAGCGGAATGAGGATGGTGAAGGGATTGAAATCCTGACGGTAAATGGTTGGGATTATCCAGCGCTGGTGGAAACTTATCAGAAGGCTGCAAAAATGAGCCGGGAAGAGCACGTTCCGGTGCTTGTACATGTAACGGAACTTACTCAGCCCCAAGGGCATTCGACCTCCGGCTCACACGAACGCTACAAATCGAAACAACGTTTGCTCTGGGAACGCGAGCACGATTGCAATGCCCGCTTCCGTGACTGGATTCTTAAAAACGGTTATGCGACCGACGAGGAACTTGAAGAAATTGAACGCGAAGCCAAAGACAAGGCCCTTCGCGAGCGCAATGCTGCATGGCAGGCTTACCGGAAAGAACTGGATGCCGAATACAGCGACACGATCCGGCTCTTGCAGGCGGTAGCGGGCGGCAGTTCTTTCGCGGCCGAAGTCAACAGCGCAATTCTCGAACTTCAAAAAACCTATCTGCCTGTGCGCAGGGACATGATTGCCATCGTGCGTAGGGTTTTGAGGATTATCGGAAAAGAAGAAAACCCCCAGAAATATGCCTTGCAACAGTTTTTGCAAGGAAACCTGAAAGCTAACAGGGAGCGTTTCAATACGCACCTGTATAGCGAAACCAAATACTCGCCAATGCTGGTCAAGCCTGTAAGCCCCGTGTTTTCGGACGACAGCCCTGCGGTGGACGGCCGCGAAGTGATACGTTCCTACTTCGATGCGTTGTTCGAAAAGGACCCGCGTGTGGTGGCTCTCGGCGAAGATATCGGCCTTATCGGCGATGTGAACCAGGGCTTCGCCGGATTGCAGGAGAAATATGGCGAAGTCCGCATCACCGACACAGGAATACGCGAAACGACCATTATAGGCCAGGGAATAGGTATGGCGATGCGCGGCTTGCGCCCGATTGTCGAAATACAATATTTCGATTATATCTATTACGCATTGGCAACGCTTACCGACGACCTTGCATCACTCCGTTACCGGACGGCAGGCGGCCAGCGGGCGCCGTTGATTATCCGCACGAGAGGGCATCGCCTGGAAGGAATCTGGCATTCGGGATCTCCTATGGGCACGATGCTGAGCAGTTTGCGCGGTTTGCATGTGATCGTGCCGAGAAACTTTACACAGGCGGCCGGTTTTTATAATACTCTGATGAAAGGCGACGATCCGGCGCTGATTGTTGAACCGTTGAATTCGTATCGGCAAAAAGAAATTTTGCCGGACAATGTGGGCGAATACTGCATTCCTTTGGGGCAACCCGAAATTTTGAGGGAAGGAAATGACCTTACGGTTGTTACTTATGGCTCAATGTGTCGTATAGTAATGGAGGCCGCTTCTCAATTGCAGCAATCAGGCATCGAAGTTGAAGTCATCGATGTGCAGACACTTCTGCCTTTCGATGTCGACAACCGGATAGTGGAGTCCATTAAAAAGACGAACCGGGTCGTTTTTGCCGATGAGGATTTACCCGGAAGCGCATCGGGTTTTATGATGCAACAGGTTTTGGAAAAGCAGCAGGCTTACCGCTGGCTCGATTCGGCACCGGTAACCATTGCTGCGAAAGATCATCGCCCGCCTTACGGGTCGGACGGCGACTACTTCTCGAAGCCGAATATGGACGACATTTTTGAAACTGTTTACGAAATCATGCGAGAAGCGGCACCAGATAAATATCCGGAGCTGTTTAACGTATGA